The DNA region TACCAGTCAGCCTGTGCAAAGCCTCTTCGTATTTCATCCTGGTGTTTTTCACCACATCCGGCGGGAGTTCCGGGGCTGGAGGCCTCTGATCCCACTCAAGGGAAAGGAGATAATCTCTCACATATTGCTTATCAAAACTCTTTTGGGGACCACCTGGCTTGTACGTATCCTTTGGCCAAAAACGAGAAGAGTCAGGTGTCAGGATCTCGTCAATCAAAACAAGCCGGCCATCGATTAGGCCGAACTCAAACTTGGTGTCCGCTATGATGATCCCGCGGAGCTCGGCTATCTCCACTGCCTTTTGATATATGGAAACACTCAGATCATTGAGTTGCGCTGCCATGTCTTTTCCCACGAGATCCTCTGCCTGACCGAAGCTAATATTGACATCATGAGTCCCTGCCTCTTCCTTGGTTGAGGGCGTAAAGACCGGTTCAGGCAAGCGGTCCGATTCTTGAAGACCCTCTGGAAGCCTTATTCCGCAAATCTCCTCTGATTCCAGATAGGACTTCCAGCCAGAACCTGACAGGTATCCCCTCACTATACACTCCAGAGGAAGGGGGTCTGCCTTTCGGACCAACATACTCCTGTCTCTTAGAACATCAGCATATTGAAGACAAGCCTCAGGGAACTCGTCTACATCTGTCGTGATCAGGTGATTGGGCACAATGCCTTCCATCTTCTGAAACCAGAACCTGGACATCCTGGTCAATATGCAGCCCTTTGCCGGAATCGGATTGGGCATGACCACATCAAAGGCAGAGATGCGATCTG from Deltaproteobacteria bacterium includes:
- a CDS encoding phosphoribosylaminoimidazolesuccinocarboxamide synthase; amino-acid sequence: MEASVYDTVFPDLKLAGRGKVRDLYDLGDTLLIVATDRISAFDVVMPNPIPAKGCILTRMSRFWFQKMEGIVPNHLITTDVDEFPEACLQYADVLRDRSMLVRKADPLPLECIVRGYLSGSGWKSYLESEEICGIRLPEGLQESDRLPEPVFTPSTKEEAGTHDVNISFGQAEDLVGKDMAAQLNDLSVSIYQKAVEIAELRGIIIADTKFEFGLIDGRLVLIDEILTPDSSRFWPKDTYKPGGPQKSFDKQYVRDYLLSLEWDQRPPAPELPPDVVKNTRMKYEEALHRLTGT